In [Phormidium] sp. ETS-05, the genomic window CGGGTTTCTGTCTCCCTTCTCCCCCCCCCTTTCAAAGGGGGTTGGGGGATTGGAGAGGGGTTGGGGGTGAGGGGTTCCGTCTATCGTCTCTACGAATGATGGCGGGGCGATTAATTGTTCAATGGGGCGGTCTTCGAGACTTTGGCGCAGGAAAGAACTGTTAGCGGTATTTTCCAGCAGGCGGCGAATTAAATATGCCATACCAGGGAGTAAATCACCGTAGGGGCAATAAACCCGGACGCGATGACCCCGTTGCACTAGAGCTTTGGCGAGTTTTTCCCCCATACCGTATAAAACCTGCATTTCAAAGCGGCGAGAGGGGATATTTAGGGTTTCGGCAATAGCTATTGCATGAGCCTGAGAACGGGCGTTATGACTGGCGATCGCGGCATAAAGATAATCGTGATTTTCCAGCAGCAGCTCTGTCAACTGCTCATAATTGGCATCAGTAGATTCTTTCTGGCTATATACGGGTTGCTGCCAGTGCTTTTGGCGAGATTTAATGGTTTCCTGGTCCCAGTACGCCCCTTTGACTAAGCGCACGGTGATGGGGTTGCCCCGCTGTTTTGCCCAAGCAATTAAATCTTGTAAATCCTTTTTGCTGTCACGGAGATATCCTTGTAGGGTGACGCCGATATCTGTGCGGGAGCGAAATTCCTCTTCTAGGAGGATTTTTTTGAGGATGCTCAGGGTGATGTCTTTATATTCGTACTGTTCCATATCGAAGTGAACAGCAGCTCCGACATCGGCGGCGTGACGCAAGAGGGTGCGGATGCGATCGCTCACCTTCGCCTCACTCCCCACCGCATCAAGCGGGTCAAACTGAGAATAAAACGCCGTCAATTTCACCGACACCTGCACCCGAGGCAATATCTGCCCATCCGCCTGATCAATTTGCGGTATCGATGACCAATTAGAAGCCTCTCGGGCAAGCTGCGTCATCAAATCTAAATAACGATTGAGATAAGATTGTGCCTCCGCCTCCGCAATCACCGCCTCTCCGAGCAAATCGATGGTAAACCCCATCTTTTCCTTGCGCAGGCGTTCCAGAGTTTTGATAGTTTGTGGGAGACTTTCCCCGGCGATATACTTCTGTGCCAAAGTCTCCACCGCTGTGGTGACAGTTGTCGCCGCAATTTGTCCCGGTATGGAATCGCCACCGCTGAAACTAATCAGCTTTTTCAGAGCATCAGGCAGTTCCACTTCCTCCGCTGTGAGATACTCTTGCAGGTGGTTAGCAATTTCCGCCTTGCTCCGCAACGCTGGGAGGCAGTCGATGAACCGAAATAATTGTACCCGCAGCCCTGGATTGCTCATCGCCCAAGCCAGCAGCTTATCATCCCAGCGCATTTGGTCCTGGAACTGGGCGAGGAACGATCGTTTTTCCTTCGTCGCTCCCAATAACTCTTTAGCAATTTCCTGGGTTTTCGCTTCGTATTTGCTGGTCGTCTTACCCTGCGCTACCATAAACCTCCATATAAGTGCCGAAAAACCTCTCCCCCCCGCCCCCCTCCCCCACAAGAGGGCAGGAGGGGCTACCGATAACGTCCCGATCGCGACACCGGACAGCCTAGCTAATGCGACACAACCACGGTGTAGCTGACGCGACGCCTGACGGTATTGGGGCAAACCAAAGCAATCTTAAATTATATCTCCTAAGCGCACTTGTCATTGGTCAAAAATCCGTAACAACGCTCTGAATCAGCGTCCCGTCAGCCACCTAGTCCCTCCCTCCTTACCCTCCCCAACCGCCCCACCCTCACCCCCACCAACCCGCAAAAATTACCGTAAAATAAATATCCAGTCCTCTAGAGGTGGGTAAACATGGGATATACCATAGAAGTCCAAGACCACAACTTTGAAGAAGAAGTATTAGCAAAATCCTATCAAAAGCCAGTAATAGTCGATTTTTTCGCCACCTGGTGCGGTCCTTGCCATATGCTTAGCCCGATTTTAGAAAAAATCGCCAGTGAGTATGATTGCGTAGTCGCCAAACTCAACACCGAAGAAAACCCCTACATCTCCCAAGCCTTTAAAGTCGAAGCCATTCCCGATGTCAAAATCATCGCCGAAGGCAGAATCATCAATGGATTTGTCGGCGTCTTACCAGAACCAGAAATTAGGCAACTATTGGCCAAATGCGGGATTAAATCCGACCTAGAAGACAGCATAAACCAGATTCAGCAGCAAATCACCGCCGGTGACACCGCCACCGCCGAAGCAATGCTCACATCATTATTAAAAAAATATCCCGATAACCGCCGAATTGCCCTCACCGCTGCGAAATTTTACCTCGCCGCCGACCAAATGACAAAAGCCGATGACCTCATCTCATCAATTCAAGCCGATGAAAGGGAATTTTATGCCGAAGCCCAAGCCGTAAAAGCCCTGATTAAATTAAAACTCGAATCCAGCCTACCCGCTGAGAGCGAATTAGATAAAGTATTTGCCAAAGCCGCATCTCTCACCGTCGCCGGAAACTACGGCGAAGCCTTACCCCTGTTCCTGGATATCGTCATGGAGGATAAAAAATACAAAGATGAAGCCCCACGCAAAGCCATGATATCGATTTTTAACCTGCTGGGCGACACCCATCCCCTCACCAAAGAATACCGCCGCAAGCTCACAACCGCTTTATATTGATATGCTCCACTTCCAGCATTCATCCCTAATTAATGCCCCGGTAACGAAAGTCTGGCAATTTCACGATCGAGAGGATATTTTGCAACTGCTCACCCCCCCTTGGCAACCGGTGCAAGTCATCCGCCGCCAGGGGGGTTTGGGAGTAGGTGCCATTACTGAATTGCGGCTGTTTGTCGGACTTTTGCCAGTGCAGTGGATCGCCCGCCATACCGCTTGCGAAATTAACCGCTTATTTGTGGACGAACAGGAAACCGGACCGATGGCAAGTTGGATTCATCGCCATGAATTCGCCGAGGAGAACCGTCAAACTCGCCTCACAGATAACATAAGTTTTGCTTTGCCGGGAGGCGAAGTCGCAGAAACGTTATTTGGTTGGTTGATATTGGCACAATTAGAAGCGATGTTTCGCTATCGCCATTATATCACCAAGCGCGAATGTGAAGCGATTTAAAGCGCAGGCGTCCCTTGTCCCAATTTGTTTGGAGGGGCAATTCACTCATTGCCCCCACAAAGGACAAATGACAACCAATTACACTGCATCGGGGTCGATACCCAATTCCCGCAGTTTTTCCGCTAGGCGTTGGGCTCGTTGGGCTTCGGCTTCAGCTCGTTGGGCTTCGGCTTCAGCTCGTTGGGCTTCGGCTTCAGCTCGTTGAGCTTCAATTTCGGCTCGTTGGGCTTCCATTTGGGCTCGCTGTTCTGCCATTTGGGCTCGCTGTTCTGCCAGATTTCGCTCGGTTTCCAATTCGATATAGGTGGCAAATTTCCGCCCGTCCGGGCGATAGATTTCTAACCCGTCATCTCCCATTTCAAACCGGATACCCAACCGGGGCGAAACCCAGCCGTTGATTTCGGCTATGGCGGTTAATTTATTATCCTGACGTACCCAGCCACCAAAATCAATTTTATCTGGGTCATAGATATAGTATTCCTCTACGCCATAATCTTGATAAAACTCAAATTTTTTCGCCATTTCTCCGATGGTATTGCCGGGAGATAGTATCTCAAACACCACTTGGGGAGGAATGTTATCTTCTTTCCATTGCAGGTAAGAACTCCGTTTGCCTTTGGGACGCCCCAAAGCTACCATGATATCTGGGGCAATTTTTAGATTGCCCTGCCCCTCCACGGGATACCATAATAAATCACCGGCGACAAATACGTTAGGGTCGTCTTTAAACCAGGCATCGATACCGCCTTGGATGGTGACTATCCAGCGAAATTGTTCGGTGTTGTCTGCCATTGGTTTGCCGTCGCTTTCGGGGTAGATGATTTCTGGTTTGGCAGAGGGGTTGAGTTGTGTTACCATTGCTGCCTCCTATGATTTAATGAGCTTAATTATAGCAAATCTGGCTTAGGAGTCAGACGCACTGGATTTCCTAATCTATCTGGCTCCTGCTATATTTGAGATTATTTCTGCTTAATCACCACCAACGTAATATCATCATCAATTTTTCGGTGGCCAATATAATTACGTAAATCAGTAATTACAGCATCCTTAATTTCTTTAGCAGTTTTCTCATAATTTTTTTTAATTAAAGCCACCATCCTATCTAATCCATATGGCTCTTTCTGCTGATTCCAAGCCTCCGTGACACCATCGGTGTATAGTACCACCACATCTCCCGGACTTAACTGTAATTGTGTTTCTCCAACAAATTCAATAATACTATCCACCAATGCCAAGGGAAATCCTAAATCCATCGGATCAATTTGCTCTACCACTCCATTGTTTCTCACGATAATCACCTCTTCATGCTGCCCCGCAATGGTAATTTGGTTATGATTGGCATACTGAAATATTAAAAAAGTGGCATTTTTGTCACAATTCATGCGATTTAAGTTGTCGTAAATAACAGAATTTAGGACTTCTAAAAAAATTCTAACTTCTGTACATTTTAAAGCCACAAGCGTTCTGACTATGGTTTGAATCATAATCATTACTACGCCACTTTCTAGCCCATGACCAGTCACATCTCCAATGGCAGCTATAATATTATTTCCGGCTTTAAAAACATCGTAGTAGTCACCCCCAACTTCATCGGCTGGCTCCATAAAAGCAGCAATATCTAATTCTAAAAACTGCTCTAATTCCCATTCGTTTGGCAGCAGCATTTCTTGAATCCGCCTGGTTAAGTCTAGTTCGGCAGACATTCTAATGTTTTCAGTTTCTAATAACTGATTTTCTTCTTGAATTTTTTGGTTAAAGTGAGCTAATCTGGCGTTATCTTGACGTTCTAATATAGCTGCATAGCCCATCATGGTAATGGCGGATAGAAACAGAGCCGATAGGGAGGGTACTAGGGGAATCCACCAACCCACCACGAAAGCTGAATAGGAAACCAAAATCAAACCGCTGCCAACCAGCAAGAAGCAAAACAAAATTAAGCCTTCAGAGGAGAAGACGCTTTTCTGGAGAAATGGAGGCAGTATGAAGCGAAGACGCACTGACAAACCTAAAATACTGCCCAGGCTAGACCAGGCAAAAATCCAGATCCACTCTAAGGGTTCTTCCCACACCCGCATCATGGGATGACCTTCGAGAGCTGCACTCAAAATTTGGCTGGTGATATTGGCATGAATGAGGACTCCCGGCAAGCGTTTGGGAAAAGCCGATAGGGAGCTGCTGTAGGGGGTGAAGAAACTATCGTTAAGACTGGCTGCAGTGGCGCCAATAAAAACCAGGTTATCTTTTACCCAATCCTCTGGCAAATTGCCGGTTAAAACTTCGCTCATCGAGACAACTTGAAAACTGTCTTCTTGGCCGATAAAATTCAGCAAAATTTGGTATCCTTTATCATCAGCATCCACATAACCCCCATCATTCTCGGCGAAGGGAATAAATGTGGCTTGCCCCAATCGATAGTGACGCTCTTTCCCCGCCACTTCTTCTAACTCGATGCCTTCAGCCGCCAAATACATCATGGCCATTTGGGTGCCTAAACCCACCATCTCTGCCCCGGATTCAGTTTCCAAAGATAGCAGACCCCGGCGCACTTTGCCATCCCCATCTAACACCAAATCAGCCGCTGCCACCTGCCCCAGTTTCTGCAACACAGGAGGAGCATTTACCTTATCTCCCAAACTATCCTTCACCACCTTTTGCACGCCAATCAGATTAGGTGTCGATTGCATCACCTTAATTAGCTCTTCATGCCCTGGTTGTACCGGTAAATCCCGATATAAATCTATGCCAATGGCACGGGGTTTTGAGGCACGGATTTTTTCTATAACTTCGGCTAAAGTAGCATCAGGGAGCGGCCATTGTCCCACGGATCTAATTGTGGCTTCATCAAGTGCCACTACTGTAATCCTATGCTCGGTAGGTTCTGGGGGACGGCGGCGGAAAAACTGGTCGAGAGCTGCCCATTCAAAAATCTGAAATACACCCATCAAACGCAAGGCAATTATGGCTCCCGCCACTGATGGGGCAGTCACCAGCAACGGGAGCCACTTGATTGAGTTTTTCAGCATTTGTTTCAGTTGCACCGCCTCCACCATCCCCAGGAAAGAGGGCTAAAGCCCTACTAAGAACCTTTAAAGCATTGTAGGTTGGGCACTGCCCTTGGCTCGTAGGGTGGGTTTAGCTTGTAGGGTTAGCAATGCCCACCCTACATCTCTTATGGGAGGGCTAAAGCCCTACTACGAACCTGGATAATTAATTTTCCGCTTGAGCGGGACTCACTACCGGCTCTTGGGCAAGTTCTGTTAACCCCACGGAATCTAGCAGACCCTGCCATTGAGCAGCGATCGTGGTATCTTCAGGACGAGACTGCCTCAGTGCGGCCAAAGTTGCCACTGTATCGTACCAGAATCCATTGGCGGCATACAATTGGGCTTGTTTAAGAGCATCAGCCGCCTTTAGATCCTGGGTCATGGTAGCCGTTATTTCCCCTCGTTGCACCCATCCTTCCACTACGGCATCCCGTTGACGGTTGGCCACATCGCAAACCACGGCCACAGTCCACTTATAGCGCTGACCTACTTCTAAGGGGGGGGCATCTTCTGGCAGTTGCAAACCTACAATCCCCGCCGTTCCCGCCAGGGGGATGGTGGTTTGGTAAATCCCATTAGAATTTTCATCCCACAAACTTAGTTCCGCTTGGCGAACTCCTGGTTGAGAGATATTCACCATTACTGTGGGATGTTGGGCGGCGGTGAATTCGCCATCAGTGGCGGGAATCAAAGCGGCGATCGGATCTGAGACGTTGCCATCAGTCCCCACACTGGCCCCCAGTTGTAAGCAGCCTCCTCGCGCCGCGCCGCCAGCAGTTTGCTCGGGGCGACCCTTGGGTTTAAAGCTGACCGTTTGCGCTGTGGCTAGCGGCGCCACTGTCAGCACAGCCAGTAAAGAGAATGCAAAAACCGACTTCAGAGAAGCTAATAAATTTTTCGTCACCATCATTTTACTACCTAGAAAATCTAATCTGCATCCGAAGCACCGCTGAGATAGCTTCCACAATCTCCACCCAAAAACCCCTCCTCAGAGAAACCGGATTTCTGAGAGATTCGATTTTTTAACTATTGTTCCATATTATCACAATTTCGCGAACCACCTGGGGGAGCGATCGCACGTTAGCCTAACAAGGGTAGGGGCTTTTTCGCAATTGCCCCTATATCACATCCCATTAGGGGAAAAATAACTATTCCCAATTGCCCACCAGGACGAAGGGCGCCCAAAAGTAAGGATTTTGATATTTCGGGTTTTGCAATAGGCTCAGTTGAGCTTGGCGCAAGGCTTCGGCTTTGGTGATTTGTCCTTGAGACAGTTGCCGATAAAATTCGGACATAAAAACGGCTGTAGATTCATCGTTGACTTGCCAGAGGGTGGCTAAGGTGATGCGGGCTCCCGATCGAATGGCGATACCCGCCAACCCCAAAGCGGCTCTGCTGTCTCCAGCAGCAGTTTCGCAGGCACTGAGGACTAGCAGCTCGATGCTAGCGCGACGCCTACCGGCGTTCCGGCTAGTTTGCTGCCCCCCCCGCAACAGGCGATCGAACTCCTTCACATTCACCCGCCCATCCCAAGTCAAAATAAACGTGTCCGCCGCATTAGAGCTAAACTGACCGTGGGTTGCCAAATGCAGGATAGAGAAAGACTGTTTTTCGATTTGTTTTTGCAGGTTATCAGTGACAAACTCTTGATTGAGCA contains:
- a CDS encoding proline dehydrogenase family protein, which encodes MVAQGKTTSKYEAKTQEIAKELLGATKEKRSFLAQFQDQMRWDDKLLAWAMSNPGLRVQLFRFIDCLPALRSKAEIANHLQEYLTAEEVELPDALKKLISFSGGDSIPGQIAATTVTTAVETLAQKYIAGESLPQTIKTLERLRKEKMGFTIDLLGEAVIAEAEAQSYLNRYLDLMTQLAREASNWSSIPQIDQADGQILPRVQVSVKLTAFYSQFDPLDAVGSEAKVSDRIRTLLRHAADVGAAVHFDMEQYEYKDITLSILKKILLEEEFRSRTDIGVTLQGYLRDSKKDLQDLIAWAKQRGNPITVRLVKGAYWDQETIKSRQKHWQQPVYSQKESTDANYEQLTELLLENHDYLYAAIASHNARSQAHAIAIAETLNIPSRRFEMQVLYGMGEKLAKALVQRGHRVRVYCPYGDLLPGMAYLIRRLLENTANSSFLRQSLEDRPIEQLIAPPSFVETIDGTPHPQPLSNPPTPFERGGEKGDRNPVSG
- a CDS encoding tetratricopeptide repeat protein, encoding MGYTIEVQDHNFEEEVLAKSYQKPVIVDFFATWCGPCHMLSPILEKIASEYDCVVAKLNTEENPYISQAFKVEAIPDVKIIAEGRIINGFVGVLPEPEIRQLLAKCGIKSDLEDSINQIQQQITAGDTATAEAMLTSLLKKYPDNRRIALTAAKFYLAADQMTKADDLISSIQADEREFYAEAQAVKALIKLKLESSLPAESELDKVFAKAASLTVAGNYGEALPLFLDIVMEDKKYKDEAPRKAMISIFNLLGDTHPLTKEYRRKLTTALY
- a CDS encoding SRPBCC family protein: MLHFQHSSLINAPVTKVWQFHDREDILQLLTPPWQPVQVIRRQGGLGVGAITELRLFVGLLPVQWIARHTACEINRLFVDEQETGPMASWIHRHEFAEENRQTRLTDNISFALPGGEVAETLFGWLILAQLEAMFRYRHYITKRECEAI
- a CDS encoding Uma2 family endonuclease, with protein sequence MVTQLNPSAKPEIIYPESDGKPMADNTEQFRWIVTIQGGIDAWFKDDPNVFVAGDLLWYPVEGQGNLKIAPDIMVALGRPKGKRSSYLQWKEDNIPPQVVFEILSPGNTIGEMAKKFEFYQDYGVEEYYIYDPDKIDFGGWVRQDNKLTAIAEINGWVSPRLGIRFEMGDDGLEIYRPDGRKFATYIELETERNLAEQRAQMAEQRAQMEAQRAEIEAQRAEAEAQRAEAEAQRAEAEAQRAQRLAEKLRELGIDPDAV
- a CDS encoding CHASE2 domain-containing protein, giving the protein MLKNSIKWLPLLVTAPSVAGAIIALRLMGVFQIFEWAALDQFFRRRPPEPTEHRITVVALDEATIRSVGQWPLPDATLAEVIEKIRASKPRAIGIDLYRDLPVQPGHEELIKVMQSTPNLIGVQKVVKDSLGDKVNAPPVLQKLGQVAAADLVLDGDGKVRRGLLSLETESGAEMVGLGTQMAMMYLAAEGIELEEVAGKERHYRLGQATFIPFAENDGGYVDADDKGYQILLNFIGQEDSFQVVSMSEVLTGNLPEDWVKDNLVFIGATAASLNDSFFTPYSSSLSAFPKRLPGVLIHANITSQILSAALEGHPMMRVWEEPLEWIWIFAWSSLGSILGLSVRLRFILPPFLQKSVFSSEGLILFCFLLVGSGLILVSYSAFVVGWWIPLVPSLSALFLSAITMMGYAAILERQDNARLAHFNQKIQEENQLLETENIRMSAELDLTRRIQEMLLPNEWELEQFLELDIAAFMEPADEVGGDYYDVFKAGNNIIAAIGDVTGHGLESGVVMIMIQTIVRTLVALKCTEVRIFLEVLNSVIYDNLNRMNCDKNATFLIFQYANHNQITIAGQHEEVIIVRNNGVVEQIDPMDLGFPLALVDSIIEFVGETQLQLSPGDVVVLYTDGVTEAWNQQKEPYGLDRMVALIKKNYEKTAKEIKDAVITDLRNYIGHRKIDDDITLVVIKQK
- a CDS encoding DUF928 domain-containing protein, translated to MMVTKNLLASLKSVFAFSLLAVLTVAPLATAQTVSFKPKGRPEQTAGGAARGGCLQLGASVGTDGNVSDPIAALIPATDGEFTAAQHPTVMVNISQPGVRQAELSLWDENSNGIYQTTIPLAGTAGIVGLQLPEDAPPLEVGQRYKWTVAVVCDVANRQRDAVVEGWVQRGEITATMTQDLKAADALKQAQLYAANGFWYDTVATLAALRQSRPEDTTIAAQWQGLLDSVGLTELAQEPVVSPAQAEN